A part of Variovorax sp. HW608 genomic DNA contains:
- the lplT gene encoding lysophospholipid transporter LplT gives MPRGFYLLIAGQAISALADNALLIVAIALLQERGSPVWWAPLLKFAFTLSYVLLAPVIGPLADAMPKARLMTAMNGVKLAGVALLMAGVNPLVAFAVVGFGAAAYAPAKYGLVTEMVGPRRLVAANGWIEVSVVCAALLGTVLGGLLVADLLRGSTASAALRDWLAACADSSLQLSMAVLLAAYLIAALMNAGVPDSGARYAPPTQLHLMALVREFRGANRTLWSDRDGGLSLAVTSIFWGVGATLQFAVLKWATELLGLTLERAAYLQVAVAAGVIAGAGIAGRHVALGRAKRVLPAGVLLGLCMPLVASTDSLWLAVPLLMFVGAVGGILVVPLNALLQHRGYNLLSAGRSIAVQGFNENFNVLMMLAGYAALIAMDVPIVPLMWLLGLLVASAIALLIWREQGMERRLGPSADSQFTTLR, from the coding sequence ATGCCGCGGGGCTTCTACTTGCTGATCGCGGGGCAGGCGATCTCCGCGCTGGCGGACAACGCACTGCTGATCGTCGCCATCGCGCTGCTGCAGGAGCGCGGCTCGCCCGTCTGGTGGGCGCCGCTGCTCAAGTTCGCCTTCACGCTGTCCTACGTGCTGCTCGCGCCCGTGATCGGGCCGCTGGCCGACGCCATGCCCAAGGCCCGGCTGATGACCGCGATGAACGGGGTCAAGCTGGCCGGCGTCGCCTTGCTCATGGCCGGCGTCAATCCGCTCGTGGCCTTCGCGGTGGTGGGCTTCGGCGCTGCGGCGTACGCGCCGGCCAAGTACGGGCTGGTCACCGAGATGGTGGGCCCGCGCCGCCTGGTGGCGGCCAACGGATGGATCGAGGTCTCGGTGGTCTGCGCGGCGCTGCTGGGCACGGTGCTTGGCGGGCTGCTGGTGGCCGACCTGCTGCGCGGCTCGACGGCCAGCGCGGCACTGCGTGATTGGCTTGCCGCGTGCGCCGACAGCAGCCTGCAGCTGTCGATGGCGGTGCTGCTGGCCGCATACCTGATCGCGGCGCTGATGAATGCCGGCGTGCCCGACAGCGGTGCGCGCTATGCGCCGCCGACGCAGCTGCACCTGATGGCGCTGGTGCGCGAATTCCGCGGCGCGAACCGCACGCTGTGGAGCGATCGCGACGGCGGTCTTTCGCTCGCGGTCACCAGCATCTTCTGGGGCGTGGGCGCGACCCTGCAGTTCGCGGTCCTCAAATGGGCGACCGAGCTCTTGGGCCTCACGCTGGAGCGCGCGGCCTACCTGCAGGTGGCGGTGGCGGCCGGCGTGATCGCCGGCGCCGGGATCGCGGGGCGCCACGTGGCGCTGGGCCGCGCCAAGCGGGTGCTGCCGGCCGGCGTGCTGCTGGGGCTGTGCATGCCCTTGGTGGCTTCCACCGATTCGCTGTGGCTGGCGGTGCCGCTGCTGATGTTCGTCGGCGCGGTGGGCGGCATCCTGGTGGTGCCGCTCAACGCCTTGCTGCAGCACCGCGGCTACAACCTGCTCAGCGCGGGCCGTTCGATCGCGGTGCAGGGCTTCAACGAGAACTTCAACGTCCTGATGATGCTGGCCGGCTATGCGGCGCTGATCGCGATGGACGTGCCGATCGTGCCGCTGATGTGGCTCCTGGGGCTGCTGGTGGCCTCGGCGATCGCGCTCCTGATCTGGCGCGAGCAGGGCATGGAACGCCGGCTCGGCCCGAGCGCGGACAGCCAGTTCACGACCTTGCGCTGA
- a CDS encoding glycosyltransferase family 4 protein — translation MSSSLGPIVVEHMPPARRSMRIAVVTETYPPEVNGVALTLQRVVEGLRALQHDIQLVRPRQTDGDLARRLDRLDEVLVRGVPIPRYPEMKMGMPANKALVQLWSRQRPDLVYIATEGPLGWSALQVARKLRLPVCSDFRTNFHVYSRHYGIGWLYRPIMSYLRKFHNRTAFTMVPSESLRQQLRGHGFERLVLVTRGVDTGQFSPARRSEALRAQWGVTPDTPVALYVGRLATEKNLDALANAFRAMQAQNAATRLVVVGEGPAAQQLAAAVPDAIFAGTRRGEDLGAHYASSDLFVFPSMTETFGNVTLEAMASGLAVLAYDHASAGQMIHSGSNGMLAPLGDEQAFVRMARELVAGGREAAQRMGQRARQSAGEAGWDRIVAQVEEVLYATIAEGETPRVADARGRTMAGAA, via the coding sequence ATGAGCTCATCGCTTGGTCCGATCGTCGTCGAGCACATGCCGCCCGCCCGGCGCTCGATGCGCATCGCGGTGGTCACCGAGACCTACCCGCCCGAAGTCAATGGCGTGGCCCTCACCCTGCAACGCGTGGTGGAGGGACTGCGCGCGCTGCAGCACGACATCCAGCTCGTGCGGCCGCGCCAGACGGACGGCGACCTCGCCCGACGCCTGGACCGGCTCGACGAGGTGCTGGTGCGCGGCGTGCCGATCCCGCGCTATCCCGAGATGAAGATGGGCATGCCCGCCAACAAGGCGCTGGTGCAGCTCTGGAGCCGCCAGCGGCCGGACCTGGTCTACATCGCCACCGAAGGGCCGCTGGGCTGGTCGGCGCTGCAGGTCGCGCGCAAGCTCCGGCTGCCGGTGTGCTCGGACTTCCGCACCAACTTCCACGTCTACAGCCGGCACTACGGCATCGGCTGGCTGTACCGGCCGATCATGAGCTACCTGCGCAAGTTCCATAACCGCACCGCCTTCACCATGGTGCCCAGCGAGAGCCTGCGCCAGCAGCTGCGCGGACACGGCTTCGAACGGCTGGTGCTGGTCACGCGCGGCGTCGACACCGGCCAGTTCAGCCCGGCGCGGCGCAGCGAGGCGCTGCGCGCGCAATGGGGCGTCACGCCCGACACGCCGGTGGCGCTGTACGTGGGGCGGCTGGCCACCGAGAAGAACCTCGACGCGCTGGCCAACGCCTTCCGCGCCATGCAGGCCCAGAACGCGGCCACGCGGCTGGTGGTGGTGGGCGAAGGCCCTGCCGCGCAGCAGCTCGCCGCCGCGGTGCCGGACGCGATCTTCGCCGGCACGCGACGCGGCGAGGACCTCGGCGCGCACTACGCCTCCAGCGACCTGTTCGTCTTCCCGAGCATGACCGAGACCTTCGGCAACGTCACGCTCGAGGCCATGGCCAGCGGCCTCGCGGTGCTGGCCTACGACCACGCGAGCGCCGGCCAGATGATCCACAGCGGCAGCAACGGCATGCTCGCGCCATTGGGCGACGAGCAGGCCTTCGTGCGCATGGCGCGCGAGCTCGTCGCCGGCGGGCGCGAGGCCGCGCAGCGGATGGGCCAGCGCGCCCGCCAGAGCGCCGGCGAGGCCGGCTGGGACCGCATCGTCGCGCAGGTGGAGGAAGTGCTGTACGCCACCATCGCCGAAGGCGAGACGCCGCGCGTCGCCGATGCGCGCGGGCGCACCATGGCCGGCGCGGCCTGA
- a CDS encoding aminotransferase class III-fold pyridoxal phosphate-dependent enzyme — protein sequence MSQTFLLSSVALAALAASAVPAWRRLELSRAKHPSLTGHSRMAKRVAAQLPGYAYDDQRFYDSDGAPADVVARRRAGFEALSRLLKTRHAQSIAATRAARPSVSDLQFTSSYRVPFQYSPHVREHLPVGAFMQAASGVTLQDLDGQEFYDLTGSYGVNLLGVDFYKACIAEGSRIAEPLGPVLGSYHPSVLENVHRLREISGLDEISFHMSGTEAVMQAVRLARYHTRRTHLVRFCGAYHGWWEDVQPGVGNPLQPHETYTLREMDERSLQVLRKRRDIACVLVNPLQALHPNLGAPGDSSLVDSSRRADFDRVAYTEWLHKLRKVCTERGIVLILDEIFVGFRLAPGGAQEYFGVKADMVTYGKTLGGGLPIGVVCGRADLMKRYREERPADICFARGTFNAHPYVMGAMNAFLRRIETPEVRALYDDLDERWNGRARDLNDRLARADLPVRVANLSSIWTVLYTAPGRYNWLLQYYLRAQGLALSWVGSGRLIFSLNYTDADFEQVAGRFVAAARAMQQDGWWWHDAALTNKAIKRGILREMLAQRFGF from the coding sequence ATGAGCCAGACATTTCTCCTGTCTTCCGTCGCCCTCGCGGCGCTCGCCGCTTCGGCGGTTCCGGCCTGGCGCCGCCTGGAGCTTTCGCGCGCCAAGCATCCTTCGCTGACCGGCCATTCGCGCATGGCCAAGCGGGTCGCGGCGCAGCTTCCGGGCTACGCCTACGACGACCAGCGCTTCTACGATTCCGATGGCGCCCCTGCCGACGTGGTGGCACGGCGCCGGGCCGGCTTCGAGGCGCTGTCGCGGCTCCTGAAGACGCGCCATGCGCAGTCGATCGCAGCCACGCGCGCCGCACGCCCTTCGGTGTCGGACCTGCAGTTCACCAGCAGCTACCGCGTGCCCTTCCAGTACAGCCCCCATGTGCGCGAGCACCTGCCGGTGGGCGCCTTCATGCAGGCCGCGAGCGGCGTCACGCTGCAGGACCTGGACGGCCAGGAGTTCTACGACCTCACCGGCTCGTACGGCGTCAACCTGCTGGGCGTGGATTTCTACAAGGCGTGCATCGCCGAGGGCAGCCGGATCGCCGAGCCGCTGGGGCCGGTGCTCGGGTCCTACCACCCCTCTGTGCTGGAGAACGTGCACCGGCTGCGCGAGATCTCCGGGCTCGATGAGATCTCGTTCCACATGTCCGGCACAGAGGCCGTGATGCAGGCGGTGCGCCTCGCGCGCTACCACACGCGGCGCACGCATCTGGTGCGCTTCTGCGGCGCCTACCACGGCTGGTGGGAGGACGTGCAGCCCGGGGTCGGCAACCCGCTGCAGCCGCATGAGACCTACACCTTGCGCGAGATGGACGAGCGGTCGCTGCAGGTGCTGCGCAAGCGCCGCGACATCGCCTGCGTGCTGGTCAATCCGCTGCAGGCGCTGCATCCCAACCTCGGCGCCCCGGGCGATTCCTCGCTGGTGGACAGCAGCCGACGCGCGGACTTCGACCGCGTCGCGTACACCGAGTGGCTGCACAAGCTGCGCAAGGTCTGCACCGAGCGCGGCATCGTGCTGATCCTCGACGAGATCTTCGTCGGCTTCCGGCTCGCGCCCGGCGGCGCGCAGGAGTATTTCGGGGTGAAGGCCGACATGGTGACCTACGGCAAGACGCTGGGCGGCGGCCTGCCGATCGGCGTGGTGTGCGGCCGCGCCGACCTGATGAAGCGCTACCGCGAGGAGCGGCCGGCCGACATCTGCTTCGCGCGCGGCACCTTCAATGCGCACCCCTACGTGATGGGCGCGATGAACGCCTTCCTGCGGCGCATCGAGACGCCGGAGGTGCGTGCGCTCTACGACGATCTCGACGAGCGCTGGAACGGCCGCGCACGCGATCTCAACGACCGCCTCGCACGGGCCGATCTGCCGGTGCGGGTGGCCAACCTGTCGTCGATCTGGACCGTGCTGTACACCGCGCCGGGCCGCTACAACTGGCTGCTGCAGTACTACCTGCGCGCCCAGGGACTGGCGCTGAGCTGGGTCGGCAGCGGCCGGCTGATCTTCAGCCTCAACTACACCGATGCCGATTTCGAGCAGGTGGCCGGGCGCTTCGTGGCCGCCGCCCGGGCCATGCAGCAGGACGGCTGGTGGTGGCACGATGCCGCGCTGACCAACAAGGCGATCAAGCGCGGCATCCTGCGCGAGATGCTCGCGCAGCGATTCGGCTTCTGA
- the asd gene encoding archaetidylserine decarboxylase (Phosphatidylserine decarboxylase is synthesized as a single chain precursor. Generation of the pyruvoyl active site from a Ser is coupled to cleavage of a Gly-Ser bond between the larger (beta) and smaller (alpha chains). It is an integral membrane protein.) has translation MKTLRQTRDALLQQEDINFLLTNRVPRIALTRFMGWFSKIRNPLVRDLSIGVWRLFTELDLGEAKKSRFDSMHDCFTRELKEGARVVDAREDVLSSPCDAIVGACGPVNGMEVFQAKGFPYSMAELFGDARAAEPFRDGSFVTLRLTSSMYHRFHAPHDCTVERVNYMSGDTWNVNPIALKRVERLFCRNVRAAVHTRLRAGGHRIALVPVAAILVASLRLHCLDALLNLGWRGPARMDCDASYRKGQEMGWFEHGSTIIVFAPRGFALAEGIESGTRIRMGQALMRLPGVAQPLSPASRPTASPASGA, from the coding sequence ATGAAAACACTTCGACAAACACGTGATGCCCTGTTGCAGCAGGAAGACATCAACTTCCTGCTCACCAACCGGGTGCCCCGCATCGCGCTGACGCGCTTCATGGGCTGGTTCAGCAAGATCCGCAACCCGCTGGTGCGCGATCTCTCGATCGGCGTCTGGCGGCTGTTCACCGAGCTCGACCTCGGCGAGGCGAAGAAATCGCGCTTCGACAGCATGCACGACTGCTTCACGCGTGAGCTGAAGGAGGGCGCGCGCGTCGTCGATGCGCGCGAAGACGTGCTTTCGAGCCCGTGCGACGCCATCGTCGGCGCCTGCGGTCCGGTGAACGGCATGGAGGTCTTCCAGGCCAAGGGCTTTCCATATTCGATGGCCGAGCTGTTCGGCGATGCGCGGGCCGCGGAGCCTTTTCGCGACGGCAGCTTCGTCACGCTGCGCCTGACGTCGAGCATGTACCACCGCTTCCACGCGCCGCACGACTGCACGGTGGAGCGGGTGAACTACATGTCGGGCGACACCTGGAACGTGAACCCGATCGCGCTCAAGCGCGTGGAGCGCCTGTTCTGCCGCAACGTGCGCGCGGCGGTTCACACGCGCCTGCGTGCGGGCGGGCACCGCATCGCGCTGGTGCCGGTGGCGGCGATCCTGGTCGCGAGCCTGCGGCTGCATTGCCTCGATGCGCTGCTGAACCTCGGCTGGCGCGGCCCGGCGCGCATGGACTGCGACGCGAGCTACCGCAAGGGCCAGGAGATGGGCTGGTTCGAGCACGGCTCGACCATCATCGTCTTCGCGCCTCGAGGCTTTGCGCTGGCCGAGGGGATCGAGTCCGGCACGCGCATCCGCATGGGGCAGGCGCTGATGCGGCTGCCGGGCGTCGCGCAGCCGCTCAGTCCAGCGTCGCGCCCGACTGCTTCACCAGCTTCTGGTGCTTGA
- a CDS encoding Bug family tripartite tricarboxylate transporter substrate binding protein → MKTIFAGRRALVRLTGAALLAAPLAAFAQAAVPPDKPIRMIVPLAAGSTVDAVARAIAPAFGHTTGHPIVVENVVGAGGIPGTSQVVKAPKDGSVLGMISSNHVINPGIYKSVPYDSLKDVTPIAVLATVPLVLVVNPALPVKNVAELLAYAKARPGTLNYGSAGNGSTLHLAGELLVSETGIDMKHVPYRGTGPLITDLIGGQVQLGFVSISQVAQQVKAGSLRALAVSTQKRSDALPEVPTLAESGVPRYSFDAWIALVGPAGLPKPLVDGYADAVRQAMASPEARTAIAGQGLAVLNVGPDAAPAFFQTELVKHQKLVKQSGATLD, encoded by the coding sequence ATGAAGACGATATTCGCAGGGCGCAGAGCGCTCGTGCGCCTCACCGGCGCGGCTTTGCTGGCAGCGCCGCTGGCCGCGTTCGCGCAGGCGGCCGTGCCGCCGGACAAGCCGATCCGCATGATCGTGCCACTTGCGGCGGGATCGACGGTCGACGCGGTCGCCCGGGCGATCGCGCCCGCCTTCGGCCACACCACGGGGCACCCGATCGTCGTGGAGAACGTGGTCGGGGCCGGCGGCATCCCCGGCACCTCGCAGGTCGTCAAGGCGCCGAAGGACGGCTCCGTGCTCGGCATGATCTCGTCGAATCACGTGATCAATCCGGGCATCTACAAGTCCGTTCCGTACGACAGCCTCAAGGACGTCACGCCCATTGCGGTGCTGGCGACGGTGCCGCTGGTGCTGGTGGTGAACCCTGCGCTGCCGGTGAAGAACGTGGCGGAGCTGCTCGCCTACGCGAAGGCCAGGCCCGGCACGCTGAACTACGGCTCCGCGGGCAACGGCAGCACCCTGCATCTGGCCGGCGAACTGCTGGTGAGCGAGACCGGCATCGACATGAAGCACGTGCCCTATCGCGGCACCGGGCCGCTGATCACCGACCTGATCGGCGGGCAGGTGCAGCTCGGCTTCGTGTCGATCTCGCAGGTCGCCCAGCAGGTGAAGGCCGGCAGCCTGCGTGCGCTCGCGGTGAGCACGCAGAAGCGCTCGGATGCCCTGCCCGAGGTGCCGACGCTCGCGGAATCGGGCGTGCCCCGGTACAGCTTCGACGCCTGGATCGCGCTGGTGGGCCCGGCGGGCCTGCCGAAGCCGCTGGTGGACGGCTACGCCGATGCGGTCCGGCAGGCGATGGCCTCGCCGGAGGCCCGGACCGCGATCGCCGGACAGGGACTCGCGGTACTCAACGTGGGGCCGGATGCGGCGCCGGCCTTCTTCCAGACGGAATTGGTCAAGCACCAGAAGCTGGTGAAGCAGTCGGGCGCGACGCTGGACTGA
- a CDS encoding aconitase family protein — protein MAEPSSVDLPAEAASLRFAPRILYLSQSPAQVEAVLCGQSISLEEAKPLRDDISTDEITPIAILTHYDEKLGRYPYTGFKSGDRMPVGTGAIAASGIEVVVAGRRYGKGSSREHSPRAEKLAGVRLVIAESFERIYRQNADNIGLFTSTDFGLIGRIAAGEAIPVDELVTGRDALAGAILKAGGLLRFGQKSMKDVQPVASLQQKQPRTLFEKIVARHALRTRLTSAQPSPGDGAFVRADWRFIHEYYTGMAAHMLHANFGRPLLLHAPDSIVVFEDHTSYVEESPAHRRGGLVPNVWRMVDAQRAFVAAYGLRSHRTLTEQEAALDDGSNVAGISHAMVAERYALPGQLVVGTDSHTPHSGALGCVAFGVGTTDMANAFVTGAVRLTVPQSVRVRLDGILARGVTAKDLVLHMLALPFIRSGGGVGKVFEFTGEGIAALSTDERATLTNMSAELGGFTGIVAPDAETVRFLRERRGIDFDLQPWMRSDEGAVYAHELHVDCAAVAPMVAAPGDPGNGLPLESVEAPVRIDIAYGGSCTAGKREDFDHYHAVLRWAADRGLRVAPGVQLFLQFGTTAVRDYCVAAGYLDAFERVGARILQPSCGACGNCGPGGSSDAGQVTVSAINRNFPGRGGPGSVWLASPPTVAASAIAGELMSFEALRLRHG, from the coding sequence ATGGCCGAACCGTCGAGCGTCGATCTCCCCGCTGAAGCAGCGTCGCTGCGCTTTGCGCCGCGCATTCTCTACCTGAGCCAGTCGCCCGCCCAGGTCGAGGCCGTGCTGTGCGGACAATCGATCTCGCTCGAAGAGGCCAAGCCGCTGCGCGACGACATCTCGACCGACGAGATCACGCCGATCGCCATCCTCACGCACTACGACGAGAAGCTCGGCCGCTATCCCTACACCGGCTTCAAGTCCGGCGACCGCATGCCGGTCGGCACCGGTGCGATCGCCGCCTCGGGCATCGAGGTGGTGGTGGCCGGCAGGCGCTACGGCAAGGGTTCGTCGCGCGAACACAGCCCTCGAGCGGAGAAGCTCGCGGGCGTGCGGCTTGTCATCGCGGAGAGCTTCGAGCGCATCTACCGGCAGAACGCCGACAACATCGGGCTTTTCACGTCGACGGACTTCGGGCTCATCGGACGCATCGCGGCGGGCGAAGCGATCCCGGTCGATGAACTCGTCACGGGCCGCGATGCGCTGGCCGGCGCGATCCTGAAGGCCGGAGGGCTGCTGCGTTTCGGCCAGAAGTCCATGAAGGACGTCCAGCCGGTCGCGAGCCTGCAGCAAAAGCAGCCGCGCACGCTGTTCGAGAAGATCGTGGCGCGCCATGCACTGCGCACGCGGCTCACATCTGCGCAGCCATCGCCCGGCGATGGCGCCTTCGTGCGCGCGGACTGGCGCTTCATCCACGAGTACTACACCGGCATGGCCGCACACATGCTGCACGCGAACTTCGGGCGGCCGTTGTTGCTGCACGCGCCGGATTCGATCGTGGTGTTCGAGGACCACACCTCCTACGTCGAGGAAAGCCCGGCGCATCGGCGCGGCGGGCTGGTGCCCAATGTGTGGCGCATGGTTGATGCGCAGCGTGCGTTCGTCGCCGCCTACGGACTGCGGTCGCATCGCACGCTGACCGAGCAAGAAGCGGCGCTCGATGACGGCAGTAACGTGGCCGGCATCTCGCATGCGATGGTCGCGGAGCGCTATGCGCTGCCGGGCCAACTGGTGGTGGGCACCGATTCGCACACGCCGCACAGTGGCGCGCTGGGCTGCGTGGCCTTCGGCGTGGGCACGACCGACATGGCGAACGCCTTCGTCACGGGCGCGGTGCGGCTTACCGTGCCGCAGTCGGTGCGCGTGCGGCTCGACGGCATTCTGGCTCGGGGCGTCACCGCGAAAGACCTCGTGCTGCACATGCTCGCGCTGCCTTTCATCCGAAGCGGCGGTGGCGTCGGCAAGGTGTTCGAGTTCACAGGCGAGGGCATCGCGGCGCTCTCGACCGACGAGCGCGCGACGCTGACCAACATGAGCGCCGAACTCGGCGGCTTCACCGGCATCGTTGCACCCGATGCGGAAACGGTGCGCTTCCTGCGCGAGCGTCGCGGCATCGATTTCGACTTGCAGCCGTGGATGCGCAGCGACGAGGGCGCCGTCTACGCGCACGAGTTGCACGTCGACTGCGCCGCCGTCGCACCCATGGTGGCCGCGCCCGGCGATCCCGGCAATGGATTGCCGCTGGAGAGTGTGGAGGCACCGGTCCGCATCGACATCGCATACGGCGGCTCGTGCACCGCGGGCAAGCGCGAGGACTTCGACCACTACCACGCGGTGCTGCGATGGGCCGCGGATCGCGGCTTGCGGGTGGCGCCCGGCGTGCAGCTCTTTCTTCAGTTCGGCACCACCGCCGTGCGCGACTACTGCGTGGCGGCCGGCTATCTCGATGCCTTCGAGCGCGTGGGCGCGCGCATCCTGCAGCCCTCGTGCGGCGCCTGCGGCAACTGCGGGCCCGGCGGTTCGAGTGATGCAGGGCAGGTCACGGTGAGCGCGATCAACCGCAACTTTCCGGGGCGCGGCGGCCCCGGCAGCGTATGGCTTGCGAGCCCGCCGACCGTGGCCGCCAGCGCGATCGCGGGCGAGCTGATGTCGTTCGAGGCGCTCCGGTTGCGCCATGGATGA
- a CDS encoding LysR family transcriptional regulator, which translates to MARRIDSYSVRLFVAAAQAGSIVRAAEQEHIAASALSRRLADLEHSFGTPLLVRSPRGVVLTDAGRLVFERGLKIDEDLQALVREVQAEGAEMRGTVRLYANMSAVIGFLPERLQRFMAAHAGVTVLLHEEDTPDVIRACLDDRADIGVGVEMPVPAGLDAWHFASDPLQLVMPANHALAALSRVTFSQALAHPLIGIHHGGALDRSLHERAEATGRPFAPKVTVSSFDAVCRMVEAGLGIAIVPQSAAAAYAGTQRFARRALDEPWAARSLHLYALHRNPQPRAVQALLDSLRG; encoded by the coding sequence TTGGCTCGCCGCATCGACTCCTACAGCGTCCGCCTCTTCGTCGCTGCCGCGCAGGCCGGCTCGATCGTGCGCGCCGCGGAACAGGAGCACATCGCCGCATCGGCCCTGAGCCGCCGGCTTGCCGACCTGGAGCACTCCTTCGGGACGCCGCTGCTGGTGCGTTCGCCACGCGGTGTCGTGTTGACCGACGCGGGGCGGCTCGTGTTCGAACGCGGCCTGAAAATCGACGAAGACCTTCAGGCCTTGGTGCGCGAAGTGCAGGCCGAGGGCGCCGAGATGCGCGGCACGGTGCGGCTGTACGCCAACATGTCGGCCGTGATCGGGTTCCTGCCGGAGCGCCTGCAGCGCTTCATGGCCGCGCATGCGGGCGTGACCGTCCTGCTGCACGAGGAAGACACGCCTGACGTGATCCGCGCCTGCCTCGACGATCGGGCGGACATCGGCGTGGGCGTCGAGATGCCCGTTCCGGCCGGGCTCGATGCATGGCACTTCGCAAGCGATCCGCTGCAGCTGGTGATGCCCGCGAACCACGCGCTTGCGGCGCTCTCCAGAGTGACTTTCTCGCAGGCGCTCGCGCATCCGCTGATCGGCATCCATCATGGCGGCGCACTGGACCGTTCGCTGCACGAGCGAGCCGAGGCCACCGGACGGCCGTTCGCACCCAAGGTCACGGTCAGCAGCTTCGACGCAGTCTGCCGCATGGTCGAGGCGGGCCTGGGCATCGCGATCGTTCCGCAGAGCGCCGCCGCGGCCTACGCGGGGACGCAGCGCTTTGCGCGGCGCGCGCTCGACGAGCCGTGGGCTGCGCGCAGCCTGCACCTCTACGCGCTGCACCGCAACCCGCAGCCGCGCGCGGTGCAGGCGCTGCTCGACAGCCTGCGCGGGTAA
- the pstS gene encoding phosphate ABC transporter substrate-binding protein PstS, producing the protein MAIPNGPRALQTVLGMTATMLLAQTASATDIAGSGSTFVYPVMLRWASGYHTKTNVKVNYLAIGSGSGIQQVKAGQVAFGASDKPLAPDELKSADLMQFPLVIGGVVPVVNLDGIAPGRLRFTGELLADIYLGKVTNWNDAAIAALNPEVELPNLRITAMHRLDASGTTFNFVNYLSKVSDEWKTKVGEGTMVRWPAGSGGSGNDGVARYVNYVKGSIGYVELAYALEHKMTYPMLRNRSGAFVGPTPDSFEAAAASTGWTKPDFYELLTDAPGEKSWPITATTFALMPRNPRNPAQTAEALRFFKWSLEQGKADARALDYVPLPDSLVQRIEAYWAEPGK; encoded by the coding sequence ATGGCAATACCGAACGGCCCCCGTGCCCTTCAGACCGTGCTCGGAATGACCGCCACGATGCTTCTCGCGCAGACCGCATCCGCGACGGACATCGCCGGCTCCGGCTCGACCTTCGTCTATCCGGTCATGCTGCGATGGGCCTCGGGCTATCACACCAAGACCAATGTCAAGGTCAACTACCTGGCGATCGGCTCCGGCAGCGGCATCCAGCAGGTCAAGGCCGGCCAGGTGGCCTTCGGCGCATCGGACAAGCCGCTGGCGCCGGATGAACTGAAATCCGCAGACCTGATGCAGTTCCCGCTCGTGATCGGCGGCGTGGTGCCGGTCGTGAACCTCGACGGCATCGCGCCCGGCCGGCTGAGGTTCACGGGCGAGCTGCTGGCCGACATCTACCTCGGCAAGGTCACGAACTGGAACGACGCGGCCATCGCCGCGCTGAACCCCGAGGTCGAGCTGCCGAACCTCAGGATCACGGCCATGCACCGGCTCGATGCGTCGGGCACGACCTTCAATTTCGTCAATTACCTCTCCAAGGTCAGCGACGAGTGGAAGACGAAGGTCGGCGAGGGAACGATGGTCAGGTGGCCCGCCGGAAGCGGCGGCAGCGGCAACGACGGCGTGGCCCGCTACGTCAACTACGTCAAGGGATCGATCGGCTACGTCGAGCTCGCCTACGCGCTCGAGCACAAGATGACCTACCCGATGCTCAGGAACAGGAGCGGCGCCTTCGTCGGCCCGACGCCCGACAGCTTCGAGGCGGCAGCCGCGAGCACGGGCTGGACGAAGCCGGATTTCTACGAGCTCTTGACCGACGCGCCGGGCGAGAAGTCCTGGCCGATCACCGCCACCACCTTCGCGCTGATGCCGCGAAACCCGCGCAACCCGGCGCAGACGGCCGAGGCGCTGCGCTTCTTCAAATGGTCGCTGGAGCAGGGCAAGGCCGACGCGCGGGCGCTCGACTATGTGCCGCTGCCGGACAGCCTGGTCCAGCGCATCGAAGCCTACTGGGCCGAGCCCGGCAAATAG